The Mugil cephalus isolate CIBA_MC_2020 chromosome 11, CIBA_Mcephalus_1.1, whole genome shotgun sequence genome includes a window with the following:
- the gpr20 gene encoding G-protein coupled receptor 20 has product MMNLNSTDSWLFINTSFPIASVIASPTNKSGMEAYLQRLAHLDEGLYNDFYGLWIALMVINSLIFLVGMVLNIVALYVFCFRTKQKTTSVIYTINLAVTDLLVNLSLPTRILLYYSGGACLTCSYLHIFSYFVNMYCSILFLTCICVDRYLAIVQVEASRRWRNSSVAKCVCISVWLFAIVVTYSFLSSAFQHTGCCLSKLLFLTITEFFLPLVIIVVFTLRIMWALADRRLMQQSRDRRKRAVHLLTTVLIIFTVCFTPFHIRQVVVYFYPEMPHHVIVYHLTVTLSSLNSCMDPIVYCFVTNNFQATMRHLFRRAEPEHTSGDIVSMQHSSKASGGNANTNNVIMMTKIPTALQRNNLGNNNTQ; this is encoded by the exons ATGATGAACCTCAACAGTACTGATTCCTGGCTTTTCATCAATACTTCATTTCCCATTGCGTCTGTAATAGCCAGTCCGACGAACAAAAGTGGCATGGAAGCATATCTCCAGAGACTGGCGCATTTAGACGAGGGACTCTACAATGACTTCTATGGCCTCTGGATTGCACTGATGGTCATAAACTCTCTCATTTTCCTG gtgggCATGGTGCTCAACATAGTTGCactttatgttttctgtttccgCACCAAACAAAAGACCACCTCAGTGATCTACACCATCAACCTGGCGGTGACTGACCTCTTGGTGAATCTCTCTCTGCCGACTCGCATTCTCCTCTACTACAGTGGAGGAGCCTGTCTCACCTGCTCCTACCTGCACATCTTCAGCTACTTTGTCAACATGTACTGTAGTATCTTGTTCCTAACCTGCATATGCGTGGACCGTTACCTCGCAATAGTGCAG GTTGAAGCCTCCCGTCGCTGGAGGAACTCCAGTGTGGccaagtgtgtgtgcatctctGTCTGGCTGTTTGCCATCGTGGTCACCTActcctttctctcctctgctttcCAGCACACAGGCTGCTGCCTCTCAAAGCTCCTTTTCCTTACCATCACAGAGTTCTTTCTGCCTCTCGTCATTATTGTGGTCTTCACGTTGCGCATTATGTGGGCCCTGGCCGACCGTCGCCTGATGCAGCAGAGCAG GGACAGGAGAAAGAGGGCTGTTCACCTTTTGACCACTGTGCTCATTATCTTCACCGTCTGCTTCACACCCTTCCATATCAGACAG GTGGTGGTATATTTCTATCCTGAAATGCCTCATCATGTGATAGTGTACCACTTAACCGTCACTCTCAGCAGTTTGAACAGCTGCATGGATCCCATCGTCTACTGCTTTGTTACAAATAATTTCCAG GCCACTATGAGACATCTTTTCCGACGTGCAGAGCCAGAGCATACCAGCGGTGACATCGTCAGTATGCAGCACAGCTCCAAGGCCTCAGGAGGGAACGCCAACACTAATAATGTGATTATGATGACAAAGATTCCCACTGCATTGCAGAGAAACAACCTGGGGAATAACAACACACAGTAA